In one window of Notolabrus celidotus isolate fNotCel1 chromosome 15, fNotCel1.pri, whole genome shotgun sequence DNA:
- the dtna gene encoding dystrobrevin alpha isoform X2, with translation MIEDCVGSGDNMADRRQLLAEMRAQDLDSIRLSTYRTACKLRFVQKKCNLHLVDIWNVIEAFRENGINTMDLNAELSVARLEVVLSTIFYQLNKRMPTTHQINVDHSINLLLNFLLASYDPEGHGKISIFVVKMAVGTICGGKILDKLRYIFSQLSDSAGLLVHSQFDQFLREVLKLPMAVFEGPSFGYTEQAARACFTQQKKVSLNTFLDTLMSDPPPQCLVWLPLMHRLANVENVFHPVECSYCHTESMMGFRYRCQQCHNYQLCQDCFWRGHASGSHSNQHQMKEYTSWKSPAKKLTHALSKSLSCASSREPLHPMFPDMPEKPLNLAHIVDTWPPRPVNFTNDYALSHSMPTSGNPYSTKKLNYNLDVADRLADEHALIGFYVNLLQNNPKTCLLESSNHQDEEHSLIARYAARLAADAAAQQHRVPTDLPCSLDANKQQRQLIAELESKNREILQEIQRLRLQHEEASQPPPDKGQHNPTLLTELRLLRQRKDELEQRMSTLQESRRELMVQLEQLMMLLKTQGPGSPRSSPSHTISRPIPTPIQSNSAVTTPTHTPQDSLMGVGGDVQEAFAQGPRRNLRNDLLIAADSITNTMSSLVKELNSEGGSETESIVDSDFGRADLLATNSSDPLFEFKPRSSSAAEESFEIDLEQQLEDELKLEELMKHRQESDKTCMLTLQQ, from the exons ATGATTGAAGACTGCGTAGGGAGCGGTGACAACATGGCAGATAGAAGGCAACTGTTAGCGGAGATGA GGGCTCAAGATTTGGATTCCATAAGGTTATCCACATACAGAACAGCCTGCAAACTAAGATTTGTTCAGAAGAAATGCAATT TGCATTTAGTTGACATCTGGAATGTCATCGAGGCTTTCCGAGAGAACGGTATCAACACCATGGACCTCAACGCCGAGCTCTCTGTAGCTCGTCTAGAAGTGGTACTGTCCACCATTTTTTACCAGCTCAACAAGCGAATGCCCACCACCCACCAGATCAATGTGGATCACTCCATCAACCTGCTGCTCAACTTCCTGCTGGCATCATATGACCC GGAGGGCCATGGCAAAATATCCATCTTTGTTGTGAAGATGGCCGTAGGCACCATCTGTGGGGGAAAAATTCTGGATAAATTAAGAT ATAttttttcacagctttcagatTCTGCTGGATTATTGGTGCACTCACAGTTTGACCAGTTTTTGAGGGAGGTTCTCAAATTACCCATGGCAGTTTTTGAGGGACCTTCTTTTGGTTACACAGAACAAGCAGCGAGAGCGTGCTTTACACAGCAG AAAAAGGTCTCCCTCAATACATTCCTCGATACATTGATGTCAGACCCACCCCCTCAGTGTCTGGTGTGGTTACCACTCATGCATCGGCTCGCCAACGTAGAGAATG TCTTTCACCCGGTCGAGTGCTCCTACTGCCATACTGAGAGTATGATGGGCTTCCGCTACCGCTGCCAGCAATGTCATAATTACCAGCTCTGTCAGGACTGCTTCTGGAGGGGGCATGCCAGCGGTTCCCATAGCAACCAGCACCAAATGAAGGAGTATACGTCATGG aaatccCCTGCTAAGAAGTTAACCCATGCCCTCAGTAAGTCACTGAGCTGTGCATCCAGCAGAGAGCCTCTCCACCCCATGTTTCCTGACATGCCAGAGAAACCTCTGAACCTCGCTCACATTGT AGATACGTG GCCACCGAGACCAGTGAACTTCACCAATGACTACGCACTCTCCCACTCCATGCCTACATCAGGGAACCCTTACTCCACCAAAAA GTTGAACTACAACCTTGATGTCGCAGATAGACTTGCTGATGAACATGCTCTGATTGGCTTCTATGTGAATCTACTCCAAAACAACCCCAAAACATG TTTGCTGGAGAGCAGTAACCATCAAGATGAAGAGCACAGTCTCATCGCCCGCTATGCTGCCAGACTGGCTGCTGATGCTGCG GCTCAGCAGCACAGGGTCCCCACAGAcctcccctgctctctggaTGCCAACAAACAGCAAAGACAGCTCATCGCCGAGCTTGAGAGCAAAAACAG AGAAATCTTGCAGGAAATCCAGCGGTTGCGCCTCCAACATGAAGAGGCCTCCCAGCCACCTCCTGACAAGGGCCAGCATAACCCAACCCTGCTGACTGAGCTACGACTTCTCAG GCAACGCAAAGATGAGCTTGAACAAAGAATGTCTACTCTGCAGGAGAGTCGGAGGGAACTCATGGTGCAGCTGGAGCAGCTAATGATGCTTCTTAAG ACTCAGGGTCCCGGCTCTCCACGCTCTTCCCCCAGCCACACCATCAGCCGGCCGATCCCCACACCAATCCAGTCCAACTCTGCTGTCACGACCCCGACGCACACACCTCAGGACTCACTGATGGGCGTTGGAGGGGATGTTCAGGAGGCCTTTGCTCAGG GTCCTAGAAGAAATCTGAGAAACGACTTACTCATTGCTGCTGACTCAATCACCAACACAATGTCATCACTGGTTAAAGAACTCAATTCag AAGGTGGAAGTGAGACTGAGAGCATTGTGGATTCAGACTTTGGACGTGCTGATCTACTGGCCACAAACTCTTCAGACCCCCTCTTTGAATTTAAACCAAG GAGTTCCAGCGCGGCTGAGGAGAGCTTCGAGATTGACctggagcagcagctggaggacgAGCTCAAGCTGGAGGAGCTGATGAAGCACAGACAGGAATCAGACAAAACGTGCATG TTGACTCTGCAGCAGTAA
- the dtna gene encoding dystrobrevin alpha isoform X5 translates to MIEDCVGSGDNMADRRQLLAEMRAQDLDSIRLSTYRTACKLRFVQKKCNLHLVDIWNVIEAFRENGINTMDLNAELSVARLEVVLSTIFYQLNKRMPTTHQINVDHSINLLLNFLLASYDPEGHGKISIFVVKMAVGTICGGKILDKLRYIFSQLSDSAGLLVHSQFDQFLREVLKLPMAVFEGPSFGYTEQAARACFTQQKKVSLNTFLDTLMSDPPPQCLVWLPLMHRLANVENVFHPVECSYCHTESMMGFRYRCQQCHNYQLCQDCFWRGHASGSHSNQHQMKEYTSWKSPAKKLTHALSKSLSCASSREPLHPMFPDMPEKPLNLAHIVPPRPVNFTNDYALSHSMPTSGNPYSTKNLLESSNHQDEEHSLIARYAARLAADAAAQQHRVPTDLPCSLDANKQQRQLIAELESKNREILQEIQRLRLQHEEASQPPPDKGQHNPTLLTELRLLRQRKDELEQRMSTLQESRRELMVQLEQLMMLLKTQGPGSPRSSPSHTISRPIPTPIQSNSAVTTPTHTPQDSLMGVGGDVQEAFAQGPRRNLRNDLLIAADSITNTMSSLVKELNSEGGSETESIVDSDFGRADLLATNSSDPLFEFKPRSSSAAEESFEIDLEQQLEDELKLEELMKHRQESDKTCMLTLQQ, encoded by the exons ATGATTGAAGACTGCGTAGGGAGCGGTGACAACATGGCAGATAGAAGGCAACTGTTAGCGGAGATGA GGGCTCAAGATTTGGATTCCATAAGGTTATCCACATACAGAACAGCCTGCAAACTAAGATTTGTTCAGAAGAAATGCAATT TGCATTTAGTTGACATCTGGAATGTCATCGAGGCTTTCCGAGAGAACGGTATCAACACCATGGACCTCAACGCCGAGCTCTCTGTAGCTCGTCTAGAAGTGGTACTGTCCACCATTTTTTACCAGCTCAACAAGCGAATGCCCACCACCCACCAGATCAATGTGGATCACTCCATCAACCTGCTGCTCAACTTCCTGCTGGCATCATATGACCC GGAGGGCCATGGCAAAATATCCATCTTTGTTGTGAAGATGGCCGTAGGCACCATCTGTGGGGGAAAAATTCTGGATAAATTAAGAT ATAttttttcacagctttcagatTCTGCTGGATTATTGGTGCACTCACAGTTTGACCAGTTTTTGAGGGAGGTTCTCAAATTACCCATGGCAGTTTTTGAGGGACCTTCTTTTGGTTACACAGAACAAGCAGCGAGAGCGTGCTTTACACAGCAG AAAAAGGTCTCCCTCAATACATTCCTCGATACATTGATGTCAGACCCACCCCCTCAGTGTCTGGTGTGGTTACCACTCATGCATCGGCTCGCCAACGTAGAGAATG TCTTTCACCCGGTCGAGTGCTCCTACTGCCATACTGAGAGTATGATGGGCTTCCGCTACCGCTGCCAGCAATGTCATAATTACCAGCTCTGTCAGGACTGCTTCTGGAGGGGGCATGCCAGCGGTTCCCATAGCAACCAGCACCAAATGAAGGAGTATACGTCATGG aaatccCCTGCTAAGAAGTTAACCCATGCCCTCAGTAAGTCACTGAGCTGTGCATCCAGCAGAGAGCCTCTCCACCCCATGTTTCCTGACATGCCAGAGAAACCTCTGAACCTCGCTCACATTGT GCCACCGAGACCAGTGAACTTCACCAATGACTACGCACTCTCCCACTCCATGCCTACATCAGGGAACCCTTACTCCACCAAAAA TTTGCTGGAGAGCAGTAACCATCAAGATGAAGAGCACAGTCTCATCGCCCGCTATGCTGCCAGACTGGCTGCTGATGCTGCG GCTCAGCAGCACAGGGTCCCCACAGAcctcccctgctctctggaTGCCAACAAACAGCAAAGACAGCTCATCGCCGAGCTTGAGAGCAAAAACAG AGAAATCTTGCAGGAAATCCAGCGGTTGCGCCTCCAACATGAAGAGGCCTCCCAGCCACCTCCTGACAAGGGCCAGCATAACCCAACCCTGCTGACTGAGCTACGACTTCTCAG GCAACGCAAAGATGAGCTTGAACAAAGAATGTCTACTCTGCAGGAGAGTCGGAGGGAACTCATGGTGCAGCTGGAGCAGCTAATGATGCTTCTTAAG ACTCAGGGTCCCGGCTCTCCACGCTCTTCCCCCAGCCACACCATCAGCCGGCCGATCCCCACACCAATCCAGTCCAACTCTGCTGTCACGACCCCGACGCACACACCTCAGGACTCACTGATGGGCGTTGGAGGGGATGTTCAGGAGGCCTTTGCTCAGG GTCCTAGAAGAAATCTGAGAAACGACTTACTCATTGCTGCTGACTCAATCACCAACACAATGTCATCACTGGTTAAAGAACTCAATTCag AAGGTGGAAGTGAGACTGAGAGCATTGTGGATTCAGACTTTGGACGTGCTGATCTACTGGCCACAAACTCTTCAGACCCCCTCTTTGAATTTAAACCAAG GAGTTCCAGCGCGGCTGAGGAGAGCTTCGAGATTGACctggagcagcagctggaggacgAGCTCAAGCTGGAGGAGCTGATGAAGCACAGACAGGAATCAGACAAAACGTGCATG TTGACTCTGCAGCAGTAA
- the dtna gene encoding dystrobrevin alpha isoform X4, with protein MEPWAALCFAWLLIQPLWLQQEHDILMIEDCVGSGDNMADRRQLLAEMRAQDLDSIRLSTYRTACKLRFVQKKCNLHLVDIWNVIEAFRENGINTMDLNAELSVARLEVVLSTIFYQLNKRMPTTHQINVDHSINLLLNFLLASYDPEGHGKISIFVVKMAVGTICGGKILDKLRYIFSQLSDSAGLLVHSQFDQFLREVLKLPMAVFEGPSFGYTEQAARACFTQQKKVSLNTFLDTLMSDPPPQCLVWLPLMHRLANVENVFHPVECSYCHTESMMGFRYRCQQCHNYQLCQDCFWRGHASGSHSNQHQMKEYTSWKSPAKKLTHALSKSLSCASSREPLHPMFPDMPEKPLNLAHIVPPRPVNFTNDYALSHSMPTSGNPYSTKNLLESSNHQDEEHSLIARYAARLAADAAAQQHRVPTDLPCSLDANKQQRQLIAELESKNREILQEIQRLRLQHEEASQPPPDKGQHNPTLLTELRLLRQRKDELEQRMSTLQESRRELMVQLEQLMMLLKTQGPGSPRSSPSHTISRPIPTPIQSNSAVTTPTHTPQDSLMGVGGDVQEAFAQGPRRNLRNDLLIAADSITNTMSSLVKELNSEGGSETESIVDSDFGRADLLATNSSDPLFEFKPRSSSAAEESFEIDLEQQLEDELKLEELMKHRQESDKTCMLTLQQ; from the exons ATGGAGCCCTGGGCAGCTCTGTGCTTTGCCTGGTTGTTAATCCAACCTCTGTGGTTGCAACAAGAACATGATATACT AATGATTGAAGACTGCGTAGGGAGCGGTGACAACATGGCAGATAGAAGGCAACTGTTAGCGGAGATGA GGGCTCAAGATTTGGATTCCATAAGGTTATCCACATACAGAACAGCCTGCAAACTAAGATTTGTTCAGAAGAAATGCAATT TGCATTTAGTTGACATCTGGAATGTCATCGAGGCTTTCCGAGAGAACGGTATCAACACCATGGACCTCAACGCCGAGCTCTCTGTAGCTCGTCTAGAAGTGGTACTGTCCACCATTTTTTACCAGCTCAACAAGCGAATGCCCACCACCCACCAGATCAATGTGGATCACTCCATCAACCTGCTGCTCAACTTCCTGCTGGCATCATATGACCC GGAGGGCCATGGCAAAATATCCATCTTTGTTGTGAAGATGGCCGTAGGCACCATCTGTGGGGGAAAAATTCTGGATAAATTAAGAT ATAttttttcacagctttcagatTCTGCTGGATTATTGGTGCACTCACAGTTTGACCAGTTTTTGAGGGAGGTTCTCAAATTACCCATGGCAGTTTTTGAGGGACCTTCTTTTGGTTACACAGAACAAGCAGCGAGAGCGTGCTTTACACAGCAG AAAAAGGTCTCCCTCAATACATTCCTCGATACATTGATGTCAGACCCACCCCCTCAGTGTCTGGTGTGGTTACCACTCATGCATCGGCTCGCCAACGTAGAGAATG TCTTTCACCCGGTCGAGTGCTCCTACTGCCATACTGAGAGTATGATGGGCTTCCGCTACCGCTGCCAGCAATGTCATAATTACCAGCTCTGTCAGGACTGCTTCTGGAGGGGGCATGCCAGCGGTTCCCATAGCAACCAGCACCAAATGAAGGAGTATACGTCATGG aaatccCCTGCTAAGAAGTTAACCCATGCCCTCAGTAAGTCACTGAGCTGTGCATCCAGCAGAGAGCCTCTCCACCCCATGTTTCCTGACATGCCAGAGAAACCTCTGAACCTCGCTCACATTGT GCCACCGAGACCAGTGAACTTCACCAATGACTACGCACTCTCCCACTCCATGCCTACATCAGGGAACCCTTACTCCACCAAAAA TTTGCTGGAGAGCAGTAACCATCAAGATGAAGAGCACAGTCTCATCGCCCGCTATGCTGCCAGACTGGCTGCTGATGCTGCG GCTCAGCAGCACAGGGTCCCCACAGAcctcccctgctctctggaTGCCAACAAACAGCAAAGACAGCTCATCGCCGAGCTTGAGAGCAAAAACAG AGAAATCTTGCAGGAAATCCAGCGGTTGCGCCTCCAACATGAAGAGGCCTCCCAGCCACCTCCTGACAAGGGCCAGCATAACCCAACCCTGCTGACTGAGCTACGACTTCTCAG GCAACGCAAAGATGAGCTTGAACAAAGAATGTCTACTCTGCAGGAGAGTCGGAGGGAACTCATGGTGCAGCTGGAGCAGCTAATGATGCTTCTTAAG ACTCAGGGTCCCGGCTCTCCACGCTCTTCCCCCAGCCACACCATCAGCCGGCCGATCCCCACACCAATCCAGTCCAACTCTGCTGTCACGACCCCGACGCACACACCTCAGGACTCACTGATGGGCGTTGGAGGGGATGTTCAGGAGGCCTTTGCTCAGG GTCCTAGAAGAAATCTGAGAAACGACTTACTCATTGCTGCTGACTCAATCACCAACACAATGTCATCACTGGTTAAAGAACTCAATTCag AAGGTGGAAGTGAGACTGAGAGCATTGTGGATTCAGACTTTGGACGTGCTGATCTACTGGCCACAAACTCTTCAGACCCCCTCTTTGAATTTAAACCAAG GAGTTCCAGCGCGGCTGAGGAGAGCTTCGAGATTGACctggagcagcagctggaggacgAGCTCAAGCTGGAGGAGCTGATGAAGCACAGACAGGAATCAGACAAAACGTGCATG TTGACTCTGCAGCAGTAA
- the dtna gene encoding dystrobrevin alpha isoform X3, with translation MEPWAALCFAWLLIQPLWLQQEHDILMIEDCVGSGDNMADRRQLLAEMRAQDLDSIRLSTYRTACKLRFVQKKCNLHLVDIWNVIEAFRENGINTMDLNAELSVARLEVVLSTIFYQLNKRMPTTHQINVDHSINLLLNFLLASYDPEGHGKISIFVVKMAVGTICGGKILDKLRYIFSQLSDSAGLLVHSQFDQFLREVLKLPMAVFEGPSFGYTEQAARACFTQQKKVSLNTFLDTLMSDPPPQCLVWLPLMHRLANVENVFHPVECSYCHTESMMGFRYRCQQCHNYQLCQDCFWRGHASGSHSNQHQMKEYTSWKSPAKKLTHALSKSLSCASSREPLHPMFPDMPEKPLNLAHIVDTWPPRPVNFTNDYALSHSMPTSGNPYSTKNLLESSNHQDEEHSLIARYAARLAADAAAQQHRVPTDLPCSLDANKQQRQLIAELESKNREILQEIQRLRLQHEEASQPPPDKGQHNPTLLTELRLLRQRKDELEQRMSTLQESRRELMVQLEQLMMLLKTQGPGSPRSSPSHTISRPIPTPIQSNSAVTTPTHTPQDSLMGVGGDVQEAFAQGPRRNLRNDLLIAADSITNTMSSLVKELNSEGGSETESIVDSDFGRADLLATNSSDPLFEFKPRSSSAAEESFEIDLEQQLEDELKLEELMKHRQESDKTCMLTLQQ, from the exons ATGGAGCCCTGGGCAGCTCTGTGCTTTGCCTGGTTGTTAATCCAACCTCTGTGGTTGCAACAAGAACATGATATACT AATGATTGAAGACTGCGTAGGGAGCGGTGACAACATGGCAGATAGAAGGCAACTGTTAGCGGAGATGA GGGCTCAAGATTTGGATTCCATAAGGTTATCCACATACAGAACAGCCTGCAAACTAAGATTTGTTCAGAAGAAATGCAATT TGCATTTAGTTGACATCTGGAATGTCATCGAGGCTTTCCGAGAGAACGGTATCAACACCATGGACCTCAACGCCGAGCTCTCTGTAGCTCGTCTAGAAGTGGTACTGTCCACCATTTTTTACCAGCTCAACAAGCGAATGCCCACCACCCACCAGATCAATGTGGATCACTCCATCAACCTGCTGCTCAACTTCCTGCTGGCATCATATGACCC GGAGGGCCATGGCAAAATATCCATCTTTGTTGTGAAGATGGCCGTAGGCACCATCTGTGGGGGAAAAATTCTGGATAAATTAAGAT ATAttttttcacagctttcagatTCTGCTGGATTATTGGTGCACTCACAGTTTGACCAGTTTTTGAGGGAGGTTCTCAAATTACCCATGGCAGTTTTTGAGGGACCTTCTTTTGGTTACACAGAACAAGCAGCGAGAGCGTGCTTTACACAGCAG AAAAAGGTCTCCCTCAATACATTCCTCGATACATTGATGTCAGACCCACCCCCTCAGTGTCTGGTGTGGTTACCACTCATGCATCGGCTCGCCAACGTAGAGAATG TCTTTCACCCGGTCGAGTGCTCCTACTGCCATACTGAGAGTATGATGGGCTTCCGCTACCGCTGCCAGCAATGTCATAATTACCAGCTCTGTCAGGACTGCTTCTGGAGGGGGCATGCCAGCGGTTCCCATAGCAACCAGCACCAAATGAAGGAGTATACGTCATGG aaatccCCTGCTAAGAAGTTAACCCATGCCCTCAGTAAGTCACTGAGCTGTGCATCCAGCAGAGAGCCTCTCCACCCCATGTTTCCTGACATGCCAGAGAAACCTCTGAACCTCGCTCACATTGT AGATACGTG GCCACCGAGACCAGTGAACTTCACCAATGACTACGCACTCTCCCACTCCATGCCTACATCAGGGAACCCTTACTCCACCAAAAA TTTGCTGGAGAGCAGTAACCATCAAGATGAAGAGCACAGTCTCATCGCCCGCTATGCTGCCAGACTGGCTGCTGATGCTGCG GCTCAGCAGCACAGGGTCCCCACAGAcctcccctgctctctggaTGCCAACAAACAGCAAAGACAGCTCATCGCCGAGCTTGAGAGCAAAAACAG AGAAATCTTGCAGGAAATCCAGCGGTTGCGCCTCCAACATGAAGAGGCCTCCCAGCCACCTCCTGACAAGGGCCAGCATAACCCAACCCTGCTGACTGAGCTACGACTTCTCAG GCAACGCAAAGATGAGCTTGAACAAAGAATGTCTACTCTGCAGGAGAGTCGGAGGGAACTCATGGTGCAGCTGGAGCAGCTAATGATGCTTCTTAAG ACTCAGGGTCCCGGCTCTCCACGCTCTTCCCCCAGCCACACCATCAGCCGGCCGATCCCCACACCAATCCAGTCCAACTCTGCTGTCACGACCCCGACGCACACACCTCAGGACTCACTGATGGGCGTTGGAGGGGATGTTCAGGAGGCCTTTGCTCAGG GTCCTAGAAGAAATCTGAGAAACGACTTACTCATTGCTGCTGACTCAATCACCAACACAATGTCATCACTGGTTAAAGAACTCAATTCag AAGGTGGAAGTGAGACTGAGAGCATTGTGGATTCAGACTTTGGACGTGCTGATCTACTGGCCACAAACTCTTCAGACCCCCTCTTTGAATTTAAACCAAG GAGTTCCAGCGCGGCTGAGGAGAGCTTCGAGATTGACctggagcagcagctggaggacgAGCTCAAGCTGGAGGAGCTGATGAAGCACAGACAGGAATCAGACAAAACGTGCATG TTGACTCTGCAGCAGTAA
- the dtna gene encoding dystrobrevin alpha isoform X1, whose protein sequence is MEPWAALCFAWLLIQPLWLQQEHDILMIEDCVGSGDNMADRRQLLAEMRAQDLDSIRLSTYRTACKLRFVQKKCNLHLVDIWNVIEAFRENGINTMDLNAELSVARLEVVLSTIFYQLNKRMPTTHQINVDHSINLLLNFLLASYDPEGHGKISIFVVKMAVGTICGGKILDKLRYIFSQLSDSAGLLVHSQFDQFLREVLKLPMAVFEGPSFGYTEQAARACFTQQKKVSLNTFLDTLMSDPPPQCLVWLPLMHRLANVENVFHPVECSYCHTESMMGFRYRCQQCHNYQLCQDCFWRGHASGSHSNQHQMKEYTSWKSPAKKLTHALSKSLSCASSREPLHPMFPDMPEKPLNLAHIVDTWPPRPVNFTNDYALSHSMPTSGNPYSTKKLNYNLDVADRLADEHALIGFYVNLLQNNPKTCLLESSNHQDEEHSLIARYAARLAADAAAQQHRVPTDLPCSLDANKQQRQLIAELESKNREILQEIQRLRLQHEEASQPPPDKGQHNPTLLTELRLLRQRKDELEQRMSTLQESRRELMVQLEQLMMLLKTQGPGSPRSSPSHTISRPIPTPIQSNSAVTTPTHTPQDSLMGVGGDVQEAFAQGPRRNLRNDLLIAADSITNTMSSLVKELNSEGGSETESIVDSDFGRADLLATNSSDPLFEFKPRSSSAAEESFEIDLEQQLEDELKLEELMKHRQESDKTCMLTLQQ, encoded by the exons ATGGAGCCCTGGGCAGCTCTGTGCTTTGCCTGGTTGTTAATCCAACCTCTGTGGTTGCAACAAGAACATGATATACT AATGATTGAAGACTGCGTAGGGAGCGGTGACAACATGGCAGATAGAAGGCAACTGTTAGCGGAGATGA GGGCTCAAGATTTGGATTCCATAAGGTTATCCACATACAGAACAGCCTGCAAACTAAGATTTGTTCAGAAGAAATGCAATT TGCATTTAGTTGACATCTGGAATGTCATCGAGGCTTTCCGAGAGAACGGTATCAACACCATGGACCTCAACGCCGAGCTCTCTGTAGCTCGTCTAGAAGTGGTACTGTCCACCATTTTTTACCAGCTCAACAAGCGAATGCCCACCACCCACCAGATCAATGTGGATCACTCCATCAACCTGCTGCTCAACTTCCTGCTGGCATCATATGACCC GGAGGGCCATGGCAAAATATCCATCTTTGTTGTGAAGATGGCCGTAGGCACCATCTGTGGGGGAAAAATTCTGGATAAATTAAGAT ATAttttttcacagctttcagatTCTGCTGGATTATTGGTGCACTCACAGTTTGACCAGTTTTTGAGGGAGGTTCTCAAATTACCCATGGCAGTTTTTGAGGGACCTTCTTTTGGTTACACAGAACAAGCAGCGAGAGCGTGCTTTACACAGCAG AAAAAGGTCTCCCTCAATACATTCCTCGATACATTGATGTCAGACCCACCCCCTCAGTGTCTGGTGTGGTTACCACTCATGCATCGGCTCGCCAACGTAGAGAATG TCTTTCACCCGGTCGAGTGCTCCTACTGCCATACTGAGAGTATGATGGGCTTCCGCTACCGCTGCCAGCAATGTCATAATTACCAGCTCTGTCAGGACTGCTTCTGGAGGGGGCATGCCAGCGGTTCCCATAGCAACCAGCACCAAATGAAGGAGTATACGTCATGG aaatccCCTGCTAAGAAGTTAACCCATGCCCTCAGTAAGTCACTGAGCTGTGCATCCAGCAGAGAGCCTCTCCACCCCATGTTTCCTGACATGCCAGAGAAACCTCTGAACCTCGCTCACATTGT AGATACGTG GCCACCGAGACCAGTGAACTTCACCAATGACTACGCACTCTCCCACTCCATGCCTACATCAGGGAACCCTTACTCCACCAAAAA GTTGAACTACAACCTTGATGTCGCAGATAGACTTGCTGATGAACATGCTCTGATTGGCTTCTATGTGAATCTACTCCAAAACAACCCCAAAACATG TTTGCTGGAGAGCAGTAACCATCAAGATGAAGAGCACAGTCTCATCGCCCGCTATGCTGCCAGACTGGCTGCTGATGCTGCG GCTCAGCAGCACAGGGTCCCCACAGAcctcccctgctctctggaTGCCAACAAACAGCAAAGACAGCTCATCGCCGAGCTTGAGAGCAAAAACAG AGAAATCTTGCAGGAAATCCAGCGGTTGCGCCTCCAACATGAAGAGGCCTCCCAGCCACCTCCTGACAAGGGCCAGCATAACCCAACCCTGCTGACTGAGCTACGACTTCTCAG GCAACGCAAAGATGAGCTTGAACAAAGAATGTCTACTCTGCAGGAGAGTCGGAGGGAACTCATGGTGCAGCTGGAGCAGCTAATGATGCTTCTTAAG ACTCAGGGTCCCGGCTCTCCACGCTCTTCCCCCAGCCACACCATCAGCCGGCCGATCCCCACACCAATCCAGTCCAACTCTGCTGTCACGACCCCGACGCACACACCTCAGGACTCACTGATGGGCGTTGGAGGGGATGTTCAGGAGGCCTTTGCTCAGG GTCCTAGAAGAAATCTGAGAAACGACTTACTCATTGCTGCTGACTCAATCACCAACACAATGTCATCACTGGTTAAAGAACTCAATTCag AAGGTGGAAGTGAGACTGAGAGCATTGTGGATTCAGACTTTGGACGTGCTGATCTACTGGCCACAAACTCTTCAGACCCCCTCTTTGAATTTAAACCAAG GAGTTCCAGCGCGGCTGAGGAGAGCTTCGAGATTGACctggagcagcagctggaggacgAGCTCAAGCTGGAGGAGCTGATGAAGCACAGACAGGAATCAGACAAAACGTGCATG TTGACTCTGCAGCAGTAA